A section of the Agarivorans litoreus genome encodes:
- a CDS encoding GGDEF domain-containing protein, translating into MVSDWSPAEFTERKMSLVMHLAGFIPSAYFSITHLVNGVFWYGLVVLPCALAILVSLFFLFTKPESNHYKTADVWFLLLAIPPVLLALTQPNMHGEFFVPALILACFIHLPLQVAERLVFAVSILAIIFGVHHLGVHQGIRFSIGVVASHIFAWGLARVLVKQNNELKELAFKDSLTRCYNRRALFDELLKATQQHKRSGIKASIILLDLDHFKAINDQHGHNVGDQILVWFAHFLQQNTRVNDRVFRYGGEEFLIMLHDADFDTAYQTSEKLVAKISSLLAPNQLSISFSAGIASIKENESIDDWIERADQGLYQAKQAGRKQTWPSQFECVEASTPKQPI; encoded by the coding sequence ATGGTTTCTGACTGGTCTCCAGCAGAGTTTACAGAAAGAAAAATGAGCCTTGTCATGCATTTGGCAGGTTTCATTCCTAGTGCTTATTTTTCAATTACTCATTTAGTTAATGGGGTATTTTGGTACGGCTTAGTGGTACTACCCTGCGCCTTGGCCATTTTAGTTTCGCTATTCTTCTTATTCACCAAACCCGAATCCAACCATTACAAAACTGCCGACGTTTGGTTCTTATTGTTAGCCATTCCCCCAGTTTTATTAGCACTGACTCAACCTAATATGCACGGCGAATTTTTTGTTCCCGCATTAATTTTGGCTTGCTTTATCCACTTACCACTGCAAGTCGCAGAGCGTTTGGTTTTTGCAGTGAGCATTTTGGCGATTATCTTTGGTGTTCATCACTTAGGTGTTCATCAAGGTATACGATTTAGCATTGGCGTAGTGGCCTCACACATCTTTGCATGGGGCTTGGCGCGGGTACTGGTAAAGCAAAATAACGAACTCAAAGAACTCGCGTTTAAAGACTCCCTCACTCGTTGCTACAACCGCAGAGCCTTGTTTGATGAGCTGCTAAAAGCTACCCAACAACATAAACGCAGTGGCATCAAAGCTAGCATTATCCTTTTAGACTTAGACCATTTTAAAGCCATTAATGATCAACATGGCCATAATGTAGGCGATCAAATACTGGTGTGGTTTGCCCACTTTTTGCAACAAAACACCCGCGTTAACGACCGCGTTTTTCGCTACGGAGGCGAAGAATTTCTTATCATGTTACACGATGCTGACTTTGATACTGCCTACCAAACTAGCGAGAAGCTAGTAGCTAAAATTTCTAGTTTATTAGCACCCAACCAACTGTCGATTAGCTTTAGTGCAGGCATAGCTAGCATCAAAGAAAATGAGAGTATTGATGATTGGATAGAGCGAGCAGACCAAGGTTTATATCAAGCCAAACAAGCGGGGAGAAAGCAAACTTGGCCCAGTCAATTTGAGTGTGTAGAAGCCAGCACACCAAAACAGCCTATTTAA